The sequence agttgtctcttttctaaactgaacagtcccagtctttttaatctctcctcacatggaagttgttccatccccctaataatttttgttgcccttttctcaaccttttccaattctaatatatatagttgagatggggcaaccagaacagtactcagtattcaaggtgtgggcacaccatggattcaTGTAGTGGAATTATGAGATTTACTGTCTTAATATCTGTCCCTGGCCTAATAGCTTCTAactttctgttagcttttttgactgcctttgcacattgagcaaatgttttcgaagatctatccacagtgactcctagagctctttcttgagtggtaacagctaatttagaccttgTCATTTTGTAATATAGTTGGGattttatgttttccaatgggcattactttgcacttgccaacattgactttcatctgccattttattgcctaGTCACGGAGTTTAGTGAGGtccttttgtaattcttcacactcagctttggctgtaactgtcttgagtaattttgtattgtctgcaaactttgccacctctctgtttacccccttttccagatcatttatgaatatgttgaatagcactggtccctacacagatctttgggggaacccgttatttacctctctgcattgtaaaaactgaccatttattcttactctttgtttctatcttttaaccagttactgatccatgagaagaccctccctcttatcccatgacttcttactttgcttaagagcctttggtgagggactttctgaaagtccaaatacataATATCAACTGGaacacccttgtccacatgcttgttgaccccttcaaagaattctaataaattggtgaggcatgatttccctttacaaaagccatattgactcttccttAATATATCATGTTCATTCTGAAAGATGCGTTTTGCCTACCTTTGTCTTAGCATTGATTACTACAAATGATGCTGACTGTAAAATTATCCAGAAGTAATATTTGAATCAGACACCTGTATTCTCTGCCAGACCATGGTTCCCGAAGGGCTCCCCAGTACACCTTAGGAACAGAGAACTGTTTTGTAAAGAGTTGGGGAGAGTTATTTTCTTTTTAGTTCGTAGACATCTTCTGCAACTGTTTGTTGTAGTTTATTCACTTGAAGCATTTCAGGAATGATCATGAAGCCATTATCAGTGTAACCAGCAGGGTTTCAATATACATAAGCTCAATATAATTGTGATGTTTTGTTTGTATAATCCTTGTTCAAGAGAAGTCCTGCCTGTCTTCTCCCACCGAGCACTATGGCTCCTGCAGTGATTCAGCTGTATGGCTAATTTTCAAATAAACTTCAGTTACACATTTTCTTTGTTCTCTGCTGCTTGAGACACTCTGCCTGTGGTTCATAAACACATTTACAGTCCCTCTGCGCTGTCAGAGGGTTGGTTTGCATTTCTAATTAATTTGATTTACTGTGGAATAAATCAATATGTTAGCTGAAAGTTCCTTCAGTACCTATAATCTTTTCTTCATTAGCTACCCTCACATAATAGCCAGACCTTCTCCATGCAAGCCTAAGGGGTAAAGTATGTTAAATAGACTAGAAACCCTCCTCTGTCTTAAACTGCAGGGGAAGCAAGCCTCTAATATACCAATGCTACAGAAACATGCCACCTGTGTATTTACTTCATCCATTTGATTAATTGTTAACCAAGATTATAAGCCCCTTGGAGCAGGAGCCCTCTATTTACTgcttgtttgtacagtgcctggcactgTGGGGTCCTGGTCTCAGTGAGGGCCTCTAGGggttactgtaatataaacaatagATTATAAGTCAATTCATTGTAGCCTCTGAATGTAGGTATATACTAATAGCCTGGCATTTTGTTCTGCTCCTCTAAAGATGCTGAGTACCTGcagttcccactgatgtcaatgggagatgctggtgctcagtacctctggaGAACCAGGAGGCTACCTATTTACAACTGTGCAGCCAAATTTAGATTTAGATTCCCGCTCTTGGCACCCAAATTTGAAAGTGTCAGCCTGAGGGGTTTGTTACAATGTCTGCATTGACCTAGCAGTCAGCCTAATATCCagtaaaagaagaatttgaaacAATTGGGACCATTAAAATTACTGGTTGGGAGCAGGGAACTCTTCTTAGGGGGCTTATGAAGTGGAGCCTGCGGGCTGCGTGATGTAGGCTGCCTGACATAAAACTGTACTATACCTACAATGCTACCAGTTTGCTAAGAACAGAAAGACAATCAGTTGATATCTCAGGACTGGCAGTAGACCACATAAATAATCCCAAGGTCAAGTGCAAACTTTAAATGAGCTACGATGTATTATACAGAACTTTTCCTTCCCCCAGTTACGAATCGCCTGATCCTgtgcactgacttcaataggatcaaGATTTACCCTTAAGTAGGGATAAAATTTCAGAACAATGCCAGGCATTTTGTTTGGCTAGCAAACTATTGCTTTGCAATGGTGAATGAATGTTTGCTTTAATAACCAGAGGATTCTTTTCTTTCCCCAGATTGGTGTTCAGCATGGCAGGTGTGCCAACTTTGATCCTCTTCCTGTGCACTGTTAAGGATGTTCTACCATCCAATTCCCGCTGGAAACCAACCTGGCCATCTTACAAAGTGCCAGTAATCCTGCCACAATCTACCCTTAATCTAGACAAACCACAATTTGATGCAGAAACCAAACTGGAGGTGGTATCCTCTTGTGGCCTAGAGTGCCACAAGCGCTCCCCGCTGCCGACGTATGAAGAAGTGAAGGACTACCTGTCCTATGAGACCTTGTATGCCAATGGTAGTCTTGTTGAAACTGAAGTAGGCATTTACATTATCAGCCGTGGCGGTGATGGGTCACAAAGCAGATCTCGAACAAAGAGGCAGATTTATGGCTACGACAGCAGGTTTAGCATTTTTGGCAAGGACTTCTTGTTGAATTACCCTTTCTCCACTTCGGTGAAGTTGTCCACAGGTTGTACAGGGACGCTGGTGGCAGAAAAGCACGTCCTTACCGCAGCTCACTGCATCCACGATGGCAAAAGTTACGTCAAAGGAGCCCAGAAACTGAGGGTGGGCTTCCTGAGGGCTAAAATGAAAGATGGTAGCAAAGGGGCTAATATCACGAGCTCAACAATGCCTGAAAAAATGAAATTCCAGTGGATCCGGGTGAAACGGACACACGTCCCTAAAGGATGGATCAAAGGAAATGCCAATGATATCGGCATGGATTATGACTATGCCCTGTTGGAGCTCAAGAAGCCGCACAAAAGAAAATTTATGAAGATAGGTGTGAGCCCACCAGCTAGACAGTTGCCTGGAGGGAGGATTCACTTCTCTGGCTATGACAATGATCGTCCGGGAAATCTGGTTTACCGTTTCTGTGATGTCAAAGATGAAACGTTTGACCTCTTATATCAGCAGTGTGATGCCCAGCCAGGGGCGAGCGGCTCTGGGGTGTATGTGAGGATGTGGAAGAGACAGCATCAGAAGTGGGAGCGTAAAATTATTGGGATATTTTCAGGGCATCAGTGGGTGGACATGAATGGTTCCCCACAGGATTTCAATGTGGCTGTTCGCATTACACCCCTCAAATATGCACAGATCTGTTACTGGATCAAAGGCAACTATCTTGACTGTAGGGATGGATAAAGACAATGAATCTTCCAGAAAGCACTTCATAGCCTTAATTACTTATCCAAGGAAAAGCCAAACTCCTATCATTACGAATGTGTGTGATTCTACTTTGAGATACCTGGACATAATTTATAAAATTACAAGCAGGCCACCTTGTTCTTTGGAAAGTGATTGTGTGACATAATTGCAGTTAGAAAATGTTAATTTGAGGAGGAAGAATAACTGCTGGGAGAGGAGAGCTCAGGTGGAATTGCTGACTTTGCAGTTCTAGCAGTTTAAGATTAACTTGGGGGTTGGTAGACAATGCAAAATCTGAAGGGTTTCCAAAGAGTTGTATGAAAGGAATGCTGTCGGGTACCTCACACCGGCTTTGTTTGTACCCTAAACACAGGATTGATGGAAATGTTTTCAtctgaaattttaaacaaaaatatttccatgataTTGGAGGTAAAAAGGGGTGTTTAACAACAACCCCCCACCTGCAGTGTTTGCCACCTAAATGTTGCAGTATTGTGCTAGTACATGAGAACCAGAGTGCAAGAGAGACTTCTTTAGGCTTACATTGTTGAAGATGAATGTCATGCAAATAACATAAAGGGTAAATAAATAGATGTGATTTTTCCAGTTTTAACTTTTGAGTGATTTGAGGCTTTATGAGTAACATAGGtaagaaaatactttttaaacATCTAGGCCATAATCATGCAAAGCCAGGCATGCATGGAATTTGAGTCACGCAAGCGGTGCTATTGAGTTCTGCTCACTTAAGTAGAGTTGTGCATGGGATTAAATTTTTAGCATTTGGGCCACAATTGTTAACATGACAGGGTCCTTATACATATATTGTATAGAAGGTGTATAGGGGGAAGAGAGTTGTTTCCTTTTGTGACTtatctagatctttaatcatggAAAATTTCTAGCCGTCAGCATCCCCTCCAGCAATGCAAGCCCTTTGGGAGGGGAGAACCACCATCCTTAGTTTTCTTGGCTTCCTAAGTTGTAAGGCCTTAAAATAAATAGAAGGAGAGAGGATGATGTAGTTGTTTCTGCATTTTTCCTTCCATCCCTTGAATCTGtgcccttcttcccacagatggataagaaagaaagaaaagatttgtTAACTAGATTTCTATGTGTCTCTCTGCCATCCCACTTTGACAGTGTACCTTAACCCAGATCTTGACTTCTTATTTTTTCTTACAGCATTTGGGGCagttttttttcagaattgcaaGTCATGAGCAGTTCTTGACACGCACAACTCACCAGTTCTGCAGCTGTAATAGAGCTAGTTGAAAGAGCCAAATTGTAGGACGTAGTCTGAAATATGGATAAAATGATGCACCAGTGTCTCTTGTAGACATTGATGCCTGTAATTTTACTGTAGCAAAATCATAATTCCAACAAAAACTACCTTTTTATGAGTTGAGAAAACCCAGCCAAATACTGTTGTGCAGCAAACAAAGTTGGTAAAACAAAGAACTTTCTACATATATTTCTCAGATGGATTTCACCACTGTATTTCAGTAACATTGCTAGGCTGGTGTCATGGCAGGCTGTCACCACTCTTTAAATAGGAAGGTGGACACTGTTTCAAATTCTAGTCTCCATTCCATCCATGCATCTCCCGCTAATTTCTGAAGCTCGTTGACTTATGCATTGCAGAGATATTACTGCAAAGTGCAGCGCTGTCTGGCAAAATGGCTGAGCTGAGCAAGATTGAGTCTAGGTAGGCTTTGTTCCTGAGCTTTATAGGAGAATTGTAATTCAGTTAAGCCTTATTTTTCTTTCACTTTACTAATTTTTGTGGTGTGGGAAAACACACTCCTGATGGTGCTTTATCTTTCTAGAGGCTTTCTGAAAGCCATTTTTGCTAGAGCAGCCTAAAGATGTTTTTGATAGCAGGTGCAGTGTTCAAGACTGTGGAACCCTTCCTTGCTGGGTGTTTGCACTCAGATACGTACAGTTactaatgctttaaaaatatgaataatcACCATATGTATTTGACAGACTTCTTCTGCCTTTTTTATTCTAGATTTACTTTATTTTGTGGCTGTTAGCTGGAGCACTTCTGTTTGAATGTATCACAGTGAATAAAGAAAAGTAATGGAATTTCAGTGCAGACACTCTTGTACTTGTACTTGTACCATACCTGGGTTTGTAACTTCAATCTCTTTTAGCTGTTACTTATTTGTAAAGGCATTCAAATACAAGCACAGTTGTATCAACATCCTCGATGCTGTTTCTTCATTTATTTCctttcagctttctttctttcctccacAGTCATTGCAGATAATCAAATGTATTTCAGTAGAGATGATTATTTAACCCTACTGAAAGGCCTCTGGAAATGCTCGCCTGCATGTGATGGTTGCATTTCCAAATCAAGAGTCATAGGATCACCTTAGAGATGAAAATGACCTATTACAACACATAGTCAAACTCATTCTTAATGTAACTCCACTGCAGTAAAGGGAGGAATGTGGCCCAATGATTCCAtctcctgcaaaaagaaaaggagtacttgtggcaccttagagactaaccaatttatttgagcataagctttcgtgagctacagctcacttcatcggatgcatactgtggaaagtgtagaagatctttttatatacacacaaagcatgaaaaaatacctcctcccaccccactctcctgctgctaatagcttatctaaagtgatcactctccttacaatgtgtatgataatcaagttgggttatttccagcacaaatccaggttttctcacacacacacacacacccctgagaaaacctggatttgtgctggaaatggcccaacttgattatcatacacattgtaaggagagtgatcactttagataagctattagccgcaggagagtggggtgggaggaggtattttttcatgctttgtgtgtatataaaaagatcttctacactttccacagtatgcatccgatgaagtgagctgtagctcacgaaagctcatgctcaaataaattggttagtctctaaggtgccacaagtactccttttctttttgcgaatacagattaacacggctgttagtctGAAACCGGTCATCTCCTGCAAGTGCAGGATATAGTCTCATGACAAAGAATATAATGGACCCGATTTTCCTACTCTTACGTTGGTGTAAATTGGAAATAACACCTTTGACAACAATAGTTACAGTGAGAGGAGAACAGGGGTCATTGAGTGAAAATATGGTGCATGCACTGAATCTTGTTTTTAGATGTGCAATTTTGAGAATTTAGTCCCTGATTCTTTGAaacacataagcacatgcttacttcCCATTAAAGCACATTCTTAAGTGCTTTACGAAACTGAGGCCTTAGCTCTCAGGTATTCTAAAGCATCTTAATATAAATATAGAGATGCTGTTAAGGCTGGTGGAGTGAACATTTTCAATAGGCAAGCCAACTGGTATGTATAATTTTTTATCAGTCAAATTACCAGTGTGCTTATGCAGCAAGTTTAGAAAGAGGTAGTGGGGGATCACTTTCCTCTTACCATAATCCCTATGCGTGCACTAGGTTTTTAAACATAAACTCAAGGGATTTTGTAGACATCTTGGGTGGAATTTTCATATATGCTCAGCATTGGCTTAATTGCTCCCAGTtacatcagtggaagttttgccactgttttcagtgggagcagacttCAGCCAATGCtgagtggttttgaaaatcccgTTCTCTGAATGCATTTGTCTTGATGTTATAATTGGGGCATATTTTAACTAGAGAAAAGCAGCTCATCAAGGGGGcaaaaataacttttgtttttaaaggcacaaTATGGCAAACCCACATCTAACAATATACTACATTGCTTTTATATCTCAGTATAGTGCAGAGGAGGAACCTAGATATTCTGTTCTGGTTAGTTTTAGATTCTGGTACATGGAAAGGATTACATGGGATGAAGCGAACCTCTCCTGTTACAGCATCCTTACAAGGCTGACATAGGGTAAATCCTGGTTAGTCTGAAATAACTCTCCCCTCTGGATGGAGGGGTTGAtgaggggatggaggtggggaagATGGAAACTGAAAAGAAGCAAGAACACAGAACATTCTCAGCTCTCCCAGGTGGCCATACTGAGCTTGTTTCACTGAGAACTGTAGAATGTCAACATGGTCCGTTGTCAGAGCAAAGGTATTCTTGAATCTGTAATTGCTTTGCAATGGAATTCCCGGGCCTGGCTGCGTATAGTGCAGTGGTGATCTTAAAGTTCCATGCTGAACTCTGAGCAAGTATAATACATACTTGAAATTCTTTTCCGTGTTGCCACTTAATCTGCCATTTGTTAGCCCTTCCTGGTAGAGTGCCAACTCAATGTGCACACTGTCTTTTTCAAGGGAAGCTTTCAAAGAATGGAAAGAGCATGCCGGGTGGGtagaaacatttctgttttcttGGAGTGAAAGGAAATGGTGGACAGCCCAAAGCAGCAGAGAGAGGAGTGTAGTTAAATGGGGCATCAGTACAGCATACAATAAGAACAGGATTTAAAGTACTGTATTGGTCACATTTTGTAAATGATTATTTACATTTCCATAGCATTTTTTATCTGAGAATCTAAAAACACATCATAAGCATAAATTAATTAATCAAAATgcctctgtgaggtaggtaggtaaGTAGTAGTATCTGACTTTTTAAAGACATGAAAACTGAGACACCGAGAGCTTAGGCCAAAATTTCCAAACATACATCCTAAAGTTAGACATCTACAGATAAATAAGTGGCCTCATTTACAGGTGTCCTAAACTCCCAATTAGGAGCTCAAATATGGAGCTTGGTTGTGCATAGTTAGGCAACCATACTTGAAAATTCTGGCCTAAGTGGCTCCTCCattgtcacacaggaagttttcgCTTGAGCTGAGACTACAGCCCAGATCTTTTCCAGCCCAATCATATCCTTGAATCACAAGAACATCTTTTCCCATTTCTGCGTGGTAAATACTAGCTGGCATCTGAAAGGTGTATTACTGTGGATTCTACTTGAATGTGGATTTGTGCAGGTGAGTAAAAAAAGGGTAGAACAAAACTGGAAGGGAAAACATCTGAGTGGCCTGAGCTCTTGCCAATGGTAATGAGAAATTGGGTGAAAATTAGCAATAATACTTCACAGTTCTATGAGGCCTGATTCTGAAATCAGTTGGTGTCTTTCTGTTAACTCAGGGGGATTATTAGTCAGGCTTATAGTGCTTTTTGGCTAAAGATTTGAAAGTACTTCACTAACAACTGCTGAGTGAGTTTATATAAAATTTGGGGGCTAGTGGAAGAGAGAAGCTAATATTCTTATGCAAAGATTTTATTGGATGTCTAatgtttttgttaaaagaaaataaaacataattAACAGCATGAATGTAGACCAACGTGTATGTACAGCTGCAGTTAAAGAACTAGACACCTTTGATACTCGGTCGAACATATGCTTATATTATACTAGAAATTCAATTCACTCCACATAGTGAAATTGTCTATTATGTGTAACTGAAATTCATCAACATTCACTAACTTCGGATTCAGAAATCACTGGTTATTGTACTTTGATAGGAAGATTTTCTTTTCCTGATAAGAGACCAAGGAGAATTGTGTGTAATACATGACGGTAGAGTGTGGTATGAAGGTTTTATCAGCATTTGTTTGGGATGACAGACATCCTCAGCTGTAGTGAAACCATAAGAGTGTCATGACATTTTGTGTGTCATACTAAAGTTCTAATAAAATGTTTTTGCCATGCCATCATGTACGTGGCATATGCTATATGTGATacagaaaaaaactattttaggAATGATGTAGACTTAAATCTTTTTTACTGGAAATATTTCTTATATCATTCTGCCTGTAAATCCAGAGGCATTTAGCTAACATGTGGGGCTTATTAGGGGAAAAtattcattcattttcatttaaaacatctCCAAAAATTACTTAAAAGCTTTTCTAGTCCTAAAACCAGATTCTGAGCTGGAACCAAGACATATTTACCACAGCATGGAAGGGGGTTGGGTGACACAAAGGTTGGTTTTAGCTGAGTTGTACCATTACTTTTGTGCTGGGTCTTCTGTATTAGTACTATTCTGTCCTCAGTGTAAGGGGGATGGACTCAGTGCTCAGACGTTGGTACTGTAGCTTATAATCAATATTCTAAACAAAATTCTATATTAAGTAAAAACTCATTTGGTAGTTGCTTTGTTGTAATCTTATTTCTATTAAATAGAGGAATTTAATTACATGGGGGGGTTTCAGTAAGGAAGGTAGTTAGTGGGTGTGGGAGTGCT is a genomic window of Lepidochelys kempii isolate rLepKem1 chromosome 1, rLepKem1.hap2, whole genome shotgun sequence containing:
- the PRSS23 gene encoding serine protease 23, with translation MAGVPTLILFLCTVKDVLPSNSRWKPTWPSYKVPVILPQSTLNLDKPQFDAETKLEVVSSCGLECHKRSPLPTYEEVKDYLSYETLYANGSLVETEVGIYIISRGGDGSQSRSRTKRQIYGYDSRFSIFGKDFLLNYPFSTSVKLSTGCTGTLVAEKHVLTAAHCIHDGKSYVKGAQKLRVGFLRAKMKDGSKGANITSSTMPEKMKFQWIRVKRTHVPKGWIKGNANDIGMDYDYALLELKKPHKRKFMKIGVSPPARQLPGGRIHFSGYDNDRPGNLVYRFCDVKDETFDLLYQQCDAQPGASGSGVYVRMWKRQHQKWERKIIGIFSGHQWVDMNGSPQDFNVAVRITPLKYAQICYWIKGNYLDCRDG